From the genome of Solidesulfovibrio carbinolicus, one region includes:
- a CDS encoding IMP cyclohydrolase — translation MSDLKKMYTTVVEDPFPSELVIRLGETELVFAKRTWTIDGEEKGLRYGENPDQPAALYAPAAGRLSLGGVEFRGPGDGLICAATEEHLLQSGKHPGKTNLTDVDNGVNILQYLTAKPAAVILKHNNPCGAAWSEAGLCAAFEAAFASDRIAAFGGAIVVNRTLDVATAEKINAVYFEVVAAPDYEPAALDILKSKKNLRIFKLPGLAQLDKLVGQPYLDLKSLADGGIVAQFSFRNRILAAGDFLPAQATDKAGITVVARTPTRQEAEDLLFAWAVEAGVTSNSVIFVKNGATVAIGTGEQDRVGVVELTIFKAKTKYADSLAFAAHKLSLYELTQKAAADPEAAASLADIKARTEATMGGLAGSVVVSDGFFPFRDGVDLCIGAGVTAIAQPGGSIRDTEVIAACNEATPQVAMVFTGQRSFRH, via the coding sequence ATGAGCGACCTCAAGAAAATGTACACCACCGTGGTGGAAGACCCCTTCCCGTCCGAGCTCGTCATCCGCCTGGGCGAGACCGAACTGGTCTTTGCCAAGCGCACCTGGACCATCGACGGCGAGGAAAAGGGCCTGCGCTACGGCGAAAACCCGGACCAGCCGGCCGCGCTCTACGCCCCGGCCGCCGGCCGCCTGTCCCTGGGCGGCGTGGAATTTCGCGGCCCCGGCGACGGCCTGATTTGCGCCGCCACCGAGGAGCATCTGCTCCAGTCCGGCAAGCATCCCGGCAAGACCAATCTCACCGACGTGGACAACGGCGTCAATATTCTCCAGTACCTGACCGCCAAGCCGGCCGCCGTCATCCTCAAGCACAACAATCCCTGCGGCGCGGCCTGGTCCGAGGCCGGCCTGTGCGCCGCCTTCGAGGCCGCGTTTGCCTCCGACCGCATCGCCGCCTTTGGCGGGGCCATCGTGGTCAACCGCACCCTGGATGTGGCCACGGCCGAAAAGATCAACGCCGTCTATTTCGAGGTGGTGGCCGCGCCGGACTATGAACCGGCCGCCCTGGACATACTCAAGTCCAAGAAAAATCTCCGCATCTTCAAGCTTCCGGGCCTGGCCCAGTTGGACAAGCTCGTGGGCCAGCCCTACCTGGACCTCAAGTCCCTGGCCGACGGCGGCATCGTGGCCCAGTTCTCGTTCAGAAATCGCATCCTGGCTGCCGGCGACTTCCTGCCGGCCCAGGCCACGGACAAGGCCGGGATCACGGTGGTGGCCCGGACTCCGACGCGGCAAGAAGCCGAGGATCTGCTTTTTGCCTGGGCCGTGGAAGCCGGCGTCACCTCCAACTCGGTCATCTTCGTCAAAAACGGGGCCACCGTGGCCATCGGCACCGGCGAACAGGACCGGGTCGGCGTGGTCGAGCTGACCATCTTCAAGGCCAAGACCAAGTACGCCGACAGCCTGGCCTTCGCTGCCCACAAGCTGTCGCTCTACGAGCTGACCCAGAAGGCCGCCGCCGATCCCGAGGCCGCCGCCAGCCTGGCCGACATCAAGGCCCGCACCGAGGCGACCATGGGCGGGCTGGCCGGATCGGTGGTGGTGTCCGACGGCTTTTTCCCGTTCCGCGACGGCGTGGACCTGTGCATCGGCGCCGGGGTCACGGCCATCGCTCAGCCCGGCGGCTCCATCCGCGACACCGAAGTCATCGCCGCCTGCAACGAAGCCACGCCCCAGGTCGCCATGGTGTTTACGGGGCAGCGGTCGTTCAGGCATTAA
- a CDS encoding adenylosuccinate synthase, whose protein sequence is MGEFPTQQNPGSGRGIVIHGAQWGDEGKGKIVDLLTESAKAVVRFQGGNNAGHTLVVGGEKTIVHLMPSGILHDGKTCLIGNGVVLDPEVLCREMDTLAAQGVDVTPERLTISKKTQVIMPYHRLLDGARETLLAGAKIGTTGRGIGPCYEDKMARIGIRAGDFAYPELLAKKIAKALVEKNTLFTKLYDMPALDPDEVLEQILPVAKRLVPYLGDVSSIIQKTLAAGGDVLFEGAQGTHLDIDHGTYPFVTSSNTVSGQAAAGSGCAPSVLSRVVAVVKAYTTRVGSGPFPTELFGTIGDYLQEKGGEFGATTGRKRRCGWLDLVLLRESARLSGPTDIALTKLDVLSGLFEIKICIGYRYKGKVYEYPPQDEGALEFVEPIYETMPGWEEDLSGITTWEDLPLAAREYVSRIEQSLKTTCSILSVGPDRRQTIIRG, encoded by the coding sequence ATGGGTGAATTTCCGACGCAGCAAAACCCCGGTTCCGGGCGCGGCATCGTCATCCACGGCGCCCAGTGGGGCGACGAGGGCAAGGGCAAGATCGTCGATCTGCTCACCGAATCGGCCAAGGCCGTGGTGCGCTTCCAGGGCGGCAACAACGCCGGCCATACCCTGGTCGTGGGCGGCGAGAAAACCATCGTGCACCTGATGCCCTCGGGCATCCTCCACGACGGCAAGACGTGCCTCATCGGCAACGGCGTGGTGCTCGACCCCGAAGTGCTGTGCCGCGAGATGGATACGCTGGCCGCCCAGGGCGTGGACGTCACCCCCGAGCGCCTGACCATCTCCAAAAAAACCCAGGTCATCATGCCCTACCACCGGCTCCTCGACGGCGCGCGCGAAACGCTGCTGGCCGGCGCGAAGATCGGCACCACCGGCCGAGGCATCGGCCCCTGCTACGAAGACAAGATGGCCCGCATCGGCATCCGCGCCGGCGACTTCGCCTACCCGGAACTGCTGGCCAAAAAAATCGCCAAGGCGCTGGTGGAAAAGAACACCCTTTTCACCAAGCTCTACGACATGCCCGCCCTGGACCCCGACGAGGTGCTCGAACAGATCCTGCCCGTGGCCAAACGCCTGGTGCCCTACCTCGGCGACGTGTCGAGCATCATCCAGAAGACCCTGGCCGCCGGCGGCGACGTGCTGTTCGAAGGCGCCCAGGGCACCCACCTCGACATCGACCACGGCACCTACCCCTTCGTCACCTCGTCCAACACCGTCTCGGGACAGGCCGCCGCCGGCAGTGGCTGCGCGCCTAGCGTCCTCTCCCGCGTCGTGGCCGTGGTCAAGGCCTACACCACCCGTGTGGGCTCCGGCCCGTTCCCCACGGAACTCTTCGGCACCATCGGCGACTACCTCCAGGAAAAAGGCGGTGAATTCGGGGCCACCACCGGCCGCAAACGCCGCTGCGGCTGGCTCGACCTCGTGCTGCTGCGCGAATCCGCCCGCCTCTCCGGCCCCACGGACATCGCCCTGACCAAGCTCGACGTCTTAAGCGGCCTGTTCGAAATCAAAATCTGCATCGGCTACCGCTACAAAGGCAAAGTCTACGAATACCCGCCCCAGGACGAAGGCGCGCTGGAATTCGTCGAGCCGATCTACGAAACCATGCCCGGCTGGGAAGAAGACCTGTCCGGCATCACCACCTGGGAAGACCTGCCCCTGGCCGCCCGGGAATACGTCTCGCGCATCGAACAGTCGCTCAAAACCACCTGCTCCATCCTCTCCGTCGGCCCCGACCGTCGGCAGACGATTATTAGGGGATAG
- a CDS encoding radical SAM protein yields the protein MSKRSSVALGTILKQSVKVARHPWIAGRLAALEKEKFLFSFLNPQAETGHARSIRQLSIRITDMCNLRCHTCGQWGDQGFLHGCDLKDLKKKEISPERYLALLEDLARHGHRPSVYLWGGEPTMYKGWLEIIERATELKMPTSIATNATRVAAAADRLAAAPMFLLQMSIDGHSAETHNAARPSAGGGDNHKVVQEALSAIKEAKKAHKTQLPLVAALTTISSANVHHLVDIYEAYKDRVDLFVYYLSWWIDEKSAKAHDEDFTRRFGFTPKLHWGWVGDWTIKDHETLNKQLAEVQRRSKGWNNPPVNIIPNVAGVDNLREYYTNHESTFGYNQCISIFQAVELDSNGDMSPCRDYHDYIVGNVRDHTITELWNSESYRRFRASLHTEGLMPSCTRCCGLMGY from the coding sequence ATGAGCAAGCGCAGCAGCGTCGCCCTTGGCACGATTCTCAAGCAGTCGGTCAAGGTGGCCCGTCATCCCTGGATCGCCGGCCGCCTGGCCGCCCTTGAGAAAGAAAAGTTCCTGTTTTCCTTCCTCAATCCCCAGGCCGAGACCGGCCATGCCCGCAGCATCCGGCAGCTCTCCATCCGCATCACGGACATGTGCAATCTGCGCTGCCATACCTGCGGCCAGTGGGGCGACCAGGGGTTTCTCCACGGATGCGATCTCAAGGACCTGAAGAAAAAGGAAATCTCGCCGGAGCGTTATCTGGCGCTTTTGGAGGATCTGGCCCGTCACGGCCATCGTCCTTCGGTTTACCTGTGGGGCGGCGAGCCGACCATGTATAAAGGATGGCTGGAGATCATCGAGCGGGCAACCGAACTGAAAATGCCGACGTCCATCGCCACCAACGCCACGCGGGTGGCGGCGGCGGCGGACCGGCTGGCGGCCGCGCCGATGTTTTTGCTCCAAATGTCCATCGACGGGCATTCGGCCGAGACCCACAACGCGGCCCGGCCCTCGGCCGGCGGCGGCGACAACCACAAGGTGGTCCAGGAAGCCTTGTCCGCCATCAAGGAAGCCAAGAAGGCCCACAAGACCCAGCTGCCGCTGGTGGCGGCCTTGACCACGATTTCCAGCGCCAACGTCCACCACTTGGTGGACATTTACGAGGCCTACAAGGACCGGGTCGATCTTTTTGTCTATTACCTGTCCTGGTGGATCGACGAAAAGAGCGCCAAGGCCCATGACGAGGACTTCACGCGCCGCTTCGGGTTCACGCCCAAGCTGCATTGGGGCTGGGTGGGCGATTGGACCATCAAGGACCATGAGACGCTCAACAAACAGCTGGCCGAAGTGCAGCGCCGTTCCAAGGGCTGGAACAACCCGCCGGTCAACATCATCCCCAACGTGGCCGGCGTGGACAACCTGCGCGAGTACTACACCAACCACGAATCGACCTTTGGCTACAACCAGTGCATCTCCATTTTCCAGGCGGTGGAGCTGGATTCCAACGGCGACATGTCGCCGTGCCGCGACTATCATGACTACATCGTCGGCAACGTGCGCGACCACACCATCACCGAGCTGTGGAACAGCGAATCCTATCGCCGGTTCCGGGCCAGCCTGCACACCGAGGGGCTGATGCCGTCGTGCACCCGTTGTTGCGGGTTGATGGGGTATTGA
- a CDS encoding glycosyltransferase, protein MARETPARVVFLLQDLEFGGTQRQALELGLRLDRSRFAPEFWMLADVRDFAPRAEAGGIPLTWLSPYPKVGAQSLAGLWRKLKASPPDLFVPLTAVPNIWGRVFAALQGVTPVIGTCRGGGAIKRQHERFLKGLCDRHIVNAAPLAKALVALGRPAERVECIPNGVDTDHFLPPPDDMRPVREVVLCLARFCEDKDHETLIRSFEYVVARRPRAELWLVGDGPLRTAVRTLAARSPVRGLIRTYPSTPDPRPFFQQASVAVLSSVREGLPNVLLEAMAMGLPVAATAVGGIPDLVVPDVTGLLCPPRNPEALGETIAGLLADEDKRLGMGRAARERAVALYSMDAMVRRHETVFAQALAGTGSPAAGRPDAEA, encoded by the coding sequence ATGGCGCGAGAGACTCCTGCCCGCGTCGTTTTCCTGTTGCAGGACCTGGAGTTCGGCGGCACCCAGCGCCAGGCCCTGGAACTGGGCCTGCGTCTGGACCGGTCGCGTTTCGCGCCGGAGTTCTGGATGCTGGCCGACGTCCGCGATTTTGCGCCCCGGGCCGAGGCCGGCGGCATTCCGCTGACCTGGCTGTCGCCCTATCCCAAGGTCGGGGCGCAGTCCCTGGCCGGGCTGTGGCGCAAGCTCAAGGCCAGCCCGCCCGATCTCTTCGTGCCGCTGACCGCCGTGCCCAACATCTGGGGCCGGGTGTTCGCCGCGCTGCAAGGGGTTACGCCCGTCATCGGCACCTGCCGGGGCGGCGGGGCCATCAAGCGACAGCACGAGCGGTTTTTAAAAGGATTGTGCGACCGCCACATCGTCAACGCCGCGCCCCTGGCCAAGGCGCTTGTGGCCCTTGGCCGGCCGGCCGAGCGCGTGGAGTGCATCCCCAACGGCGTGGACACCGACCATTTCCTGCCGCCGCCCGACGACATGCGTCCGGTGCGCGAGGTGGTCTTGTGCCTGGCCCGGTTTTGCGAGGACAAGGACCACGAGACGCTCATCCGGTCCTTTGAATACGTCGTGGCCAGGCGTCCCCGGGCCGAGCTGTGGCTGGTGGGCGACGGGCCGCTGCGCACCGCCGTGCGGACGCTGGCCGCTCGAAGCCCGGTGCGGGGGCTTATTCGCACCTACCCGTCCACCCCCGATCCCCGGCCGTTTTTTCAGCAGGCCTCGGTGGCCGTGCTGTCCTCGGTGCGCGAAGGGCTGCCCAACGTGCTGCTCGAAGCCATGGCCATGGGCCTGCCCGTGGCGGCCACGGCCGTGGGCGGCATCCCGGACCTGGTCGTGCCCGACGTCACCGGGCTGTTGTGTCCGCCGCGCAATCCCGAAGCCCTGGGCGAGACCATCGCCGGCCTGCTCGCCGACGAGGACAAGCGGCTGGGCATGGGCCGGGCCGCCCGGGAACGCGCCGTGGCGCTGTATTCCATGGACGCCATGGTGCGCCGCCACGAAACCGTCTTTGCCCAGGCGTTAGCCGGGACAGGTTCCCCGGCCGCCGGCCGCCCCGACGCCGAGGCGTAA
- a CDS encoding glycosyltransferase: MEGFVFGVMAAQLVVLAALFLLGRKHVRGGDGPEAMPEACPRAAVIVPVTGDTPGMRQAVASLIDQDYPDFLAVFVVAEAADPAADLVAGVARADPRVQVVVAGRAEACGQKNHNILAGLRAAHTADVFVFCDSTHVADRHFVTNLVAPIARGDAPMTSGFHKVVPGDGATATVGMAVTCLALHLLQPIRAITQPWGGAMAVSRQAFDRFGLARLWGQNIVDDFSMGPHLHTFGVAAWPVAAACLQTPLTKVSLARWDDWLTRQLLYLKFCIPPGWIVSIAAVLLLAAPPVAAATMLAAWIFGAGCGAGAALSAVYLAAFAGLGLCFRSLCPRRVGVLAWLRGYAATFLMLGWCFGRTFTTNTMSWRGIRYKVGWGGVVMRVIRD; the protein is encoded by the coding sequence GTGGAGGGATTCGTTTTCGGCGTCATGGCCGCCCAGCTCGTGGTGCTGGCCGCCCTGTTCCTGCTGGGGCGCAAGCATGTGCGCGGCGGCGACGGCCCGGAGGCCATGCCCGAGGCTTGCCCCCGGGCGGCGGTCATCGTGCCTGTCACCGGCGACACGCCAGGGATGCGCCAGGCCGTGGCCTCGCTGATTGATCAGGACTACCCCGATTTCCTGGCCGTGTTCGTGGTGGCCGAGGCGGCCGATCCGGCCGCCGATCTCGTCGCCGGCGTGGCCCGGGCCGATCCCCGGGTCCAGGTGGTGGTGGCCGGCCGGGCCGAAGCCTGCGGCCAGAAAAACCACAACATCCTAGCCGGCCTGCGCGCCGCCCACACCGCCGATGTGTTCGTGTTTTGCGATTCCACCCACGTGGCCGACCGGCACTTCGTCACCAATCTCGTGGCCCCCATCGCCCGGGGCGACGCGCCCATGACCAGCGGCTTCCACAAGGTCGTGCCCGGCGACGGAGCCACGGCCACGGTGGGCATGGCCGTCACCTGCCTGGCCCTGCACCTGCTCCAGCCCATCCGGGCCATCACCCAGCCCTGGGGCGGGGCCATGGCCGTGTCGCGCCAGGCCTTCGACCGGTTCGGACTGGCCAGGCTCTGGGGCCAAAACATCGTGGACGACTTCTCCATGGGGCCGCACCTGCACACCTTTGGCGTGGCCGCCTGGCCCGTGGCCGCCGCCTGCCTGCAAACGCCGCTTACAAAGGTGTCCCTGGCCCGCTGGGACGATTGGCTCACGCGCCAGTTGCTCTATTTGAAATTCTGCATCCCGCCCGGCTGGATCGTCTCCATCGCGGCGGTGCTGCTGCTGGCCGCGCCGCCCGTGGCCGCCGCGACCATGCTGGCGGCCTGGATTTTCGGCGCGGGCTGCGGCGCGGGCGCGGCGCTCTCGGCCGTGTATCTGGCCGCCTTTGCCGGTCTGGGGCTGTGTTTCCGGTCGCTGTGCCCGCGCCGGGTGGGCGTGCTGGCCTGGCTGCGCGGCTACGCCGCCACGTTTTTGATGCTGGGCTGGTGTTTTGGCCGCACCTTTACCACCAACACCATGTCCTGGCGCGGCATCCGCTACAAGGTCGGCTGGGGCGGCGTGGTCATGCGGGTGATCCGGGACTGA
- a CDS encoding glycosyltransferase family protein yields MARILYGVHGTQHGHAIRALILARRLAALGHEFLFVSSEEGAGLLSREFRVERFENPGTRYKNQRLDTPATLKLAARTLIKRPSELARLARLIADFKPDAAIADYEYFVPIAAKRAGIPCLSIDHQHVISCCDHPVPWRLYPDYLGIRASIRFLFSACSDYLAISFFQPPAKPGARAMVAPPILRQSVIDRSPSQGSHILVYQSCGICDAFAPYLKTIDREFRVYGYKVDNVDGNLTFRSYAEDGFLDDLASCAYVICGGSHNLMSEALFYGKPVLSFPVAGAFEQQLNAIYLERLGYGKAASMERLTPGLIPDFEAALPAMRQRIAGGRFCGNQDVFGLIDAFLRDGRLPGRS; encoded by the coding sequence ATGGCCCGCATCCTCTACGGCGTTCACGGCACCCAGCACGGACACGCCATACGCGCCCTCATTCTCGCCCGGCGGCTGGCCGCCCTGGGCCATGAATTCCTCTTTGTCTCCAGCGAGGAAGGGGCGGGCCTGCTGTCCCGCGAATTCCGGGTCGAACGCTTCGAGAATCCCGGCACCCGCTACAAGAACCAGCGCCTGGACACCCCGGCGACCTTAAAGCTCGCCGCCCGCACCCTCATCAAACGCCCCTCGGAACTGGCCCGCCTGGCCCGGCTCATCGCCGACTTCAAGCCCGACGCCGCCATTGCCGACTACGAATATTTCGTGCCCATCGCCGCCAAACGCGCCGGCATCCCCTGCCTGTCCATCGACCACCAGCACGTCATTTCCTGCTGCGACCACCCCGTGCCCTGGCGGCTGTATCCCGACTACCTGGGCATCCGGGCCTCCATCCGGTTCCTGTTTTCCGCCTGTTCCGACTATCTGGCCATCTCGTTTTTCCAACCCCCGGCCAAGCCCGGAGCCAGGGCCATGGTCGCCCCGCCCATCCTGCGCCAGAGCGTCATTGACCGCAGCCCGAGCCAGGGCAGCCACATCCTCGTCTACCAAAGCTGCGGCATCTGCGACGCCTTTGCCCCCTACCTCAAGACCATTGACCGGGAATTCCGGGTCTACGGCTACAAGGTGGACAACGTTGACGGCAACCTGACCTTTCGCAGCTACGCCGAGGACGGCTTTCTTGACGATCTGGCTTCCTGCGCCTACGTCATCTGCGGCGGCAGCCACAATCTCATGAGCGAGGCCCTTTTTTACGGCAAACCGGTCCTGTCCTTCCCGGTGGCCGGGGCTTTCGAGCAGCAGTTAAACGCCATCTACCTGGAACGCCTGGGCTACGGAAAGGCCGCCTCCATGGAGCGCCTTACCCCCGGGCTCATCCCGGATTTCGAAGCCGCCCTGCCGGCCATGCGCCAGCGTATTGCCGGCGGCCGGTTTTGCGGCAACCAGGACGTGTTCGGCCTTATCGACGCCTTTTTGCGCGACGGCCGTCTGCCGGGCCGTTCCTGA
- a CDS encoding BMP family lipoprotein, which yields MRRLTILAAVAALLAVLAGSALAADKPLTFGMLLVGPYNDKGYSQAQYEGGKYVEAKLPGAKMLYLDKVNPADRPGVTIPQLVDDLAAKGATLILAGSDDMKDGIREAAEAHPDLMFVHISGDDALTGKAPKNLGNIFSKMEYAKMMAGFSAAMTTKTGKIGFLGPLINDETRRLANAAYLGARYAWEKVRGKKAEDLSFKVSWIGFWFNIPGVTSDPNQVAGSFFDQGYDVVISGIDTPEALTVAGARKKAGADVYALPYDYKLACQAAPEVCLGAPYFNWGPPLLTVAKAVAAGTYKPSFEWLAPDFAALNDPDKSPIGFTEGDALAPEARKALNQFIADLGSGKINLYAGPLEYQDGAVFVQAGSVATDKDIWFCPQLLRGMDGASASK from the coding sequence ATGCGTCGCCTCACCATCCTGGCGGCCGTCGCCGCCCTGTTGGCCGTTCTGGCCGGCTCCGCCCTGGCCGCCGACAAGCCGCTGACCTTCGGCATGTTGCTCGTCGGCCCCTACAACGACAAAGGCTACAGCCAGGCCCAGTACGAGGGCGGCAAATACGTCGAGGCCAAGCTGCCCGGCGCGAAAATGCTCTACCTCGACAAGGTCAACCCGGCCGACCGTCCCGGCGTCACCATTCCCCAGCTGGTGGACGATCTGGCCGCCAAGGGCGCGACCCTGATCCTGGCCGGCTCCGACGACATGAAGGACGGCATCCGCGAGGCCGCCGAGGCCCATCCCGACCTCATGTTCGTCCATATTTCCGGCGACGACGCGCTCACCGGCAAGGCCCCGAAAAACCTGGGCAACATCTTCTCCAAGATGGAATACGCCAAGATGATGGCCGGTTTTTCCGCCGCCATGACCACCAAGACCGGCAAGATCGGCTTCCTTGGGCCGCTGATCAACGACGAAACCCGTCGTCTGGCCAACGCCGCCTACCTCGGCGCGCGCTACGCCTGGGAAAAGGTGCGCGGCAAAAAGGCCGAGGACTTGTCCTTCAAGGTCAGCTGGATCGGTTTCTGGTTCAATATCCCGGGCGTGACCTCCGACCCCAACCAGGTGGCCGGATCGTTCTTTGACCAGGGCTACGACGTGGTCATCTCCGGCATCGACACCCCCGAGGCCCTCACCGTGGCCGGGGCGCGCAAAAAGGCCGGGGCCGACGTCTACGCCCTGCCCTACGACTACAAGCTGGCCTGCCAGGCCGCGCCCGAGGTCTGCCTGGGCGCGCCCTACTTCAACTGGGGTCCGCCGCTTTTGACCGTGGCCAAGGCCGTGGCCGCCGGAACCTACAAGCCGTCCTTTGAATGGCTGGCCCCGGATTTCGCCGCCCTAAACGACCCGGACAAGAGCCCCATCGGCTTCACCGAAGGCGACGCCCTGGCCCCAGAGGCCAGAAAGGCCCTCAACCAGTTCATTGCCGACCTTGGCTCGGGCAAGATCAATCTCTATGCCGGCCCCCTGGAGTACCAGGACGGCGCGGTCTTTGTGCAGGCCGGTTCCGTGGCCACGGACAAGGACATCTGGTTTTGCCCGCAGCTGCTGCGCGGCATGGACGGAGCCAGCGCCTCCAAGTAG
- a CDS encoding ABC transporter ATP-binding protein: MDVVLSHIVKRFGALAANDDVTARFAPGRVHGILGENGAGKSTLMRVMCGVLAPDAGSISVDGTAYARLDPDGAGRLGIGMLAQDPLDFPPLAVWENFALGGGPVLSRRQARERLDAVCRRMDFDLPPDVAVGSLSVAARQHLELARLFDRDVRLLILDEPTSGISPAQKAALFDVLRAFVADGQRSVVLVTHKLAEARELCDEATVLRQGKVVGHFAAPLDPKALLGAMFGADGACQAAVPPRPTASSGESLLTVRDAVIADEKLVLEPFSLDVRPGEIVGVAGISGGGQEAFLRGLAGIAPAVAGRLRVDGRELAGKPHKRFLDAAVHYLPASRMEEGLFPGLTLLDHVRLAFPDRRDEARAIFEERCVGRFRLTNQPHAPAARLSGGNQQRLLLSLVPDDTRLLLADNPTRGLDAASIAQIWDHFRQRAAGGAAVVFFSEDLDELLAQAGRVLVFYNRALVADLRAGVFDAGCVGDLMTGRLAPGEMPQ; encoded by the coding sequence GTGGACGTCGTGCTGTCCCATATCGTCAAGCGCTTCGGCGCGCTTGCCGCCAACGACGACGTGACGGCGCGCTTCGCGCCGGGCCGCGTCCACGGCATCCTGGGCGAAAACGGGGCCGGGAAATCAACGCTCATGCGTGTCATGTGCGGCGTCCTGGCCCCGGACGCCGGCTCCATCTCCGTGGACGGCACGGCCTATGCCCGCCTGGACCCCGACGGGGCCGGCCGGCTTGGCATCGGCATGTTGGCCCAGGACCCGCTGGATTTCCCGCCGCTGGCCGTGTGGGAAAACTTCGCCCTGGGCGGCGGCCCGGTCCTGTCCCGCAGGCAAGCCCGGGAGCGCCTGGACGCCGTGTGCCGGCGCATGGACTTCGACCTGCCCCCGGACGTGGCGGTCGGCAGCCTCTCTGTGGCCGCCCGCCAGCATCTGGAGCTGGCCCGGTTGTTTGACCGCGACGTGCGTCTGCTCATCCTCGACGAACCCACCTCCGGCATCTCCCCGGCCCAGAAGGCGGCCCTGTTCGACGTGCTGCGGGCCTTTGTGGCCGACGGCCAGCGCTCGGTGGTGCTGGTCACCCACAAACTGGCCGAGGCCAGGGAGCTTTGCGACGAGGCCACGGTGCTGCGCCAGGGCAAGGTGGTGGGGCATTTCGCCGCGCCGCTGGACCCCAAGGCCCTGCTCGGGGCCATGTTCGGGGCCGACGGCGCCTGTCAGGCCGCCGTCCCGCCCAGGCCCACCGCCAGCAGCGGCGAGAGCCTGCTGACCGTGCGCGACGCCGTCATCGCCGATGAAAAACTCGTGCTCGAACCCTTTTCCCTGGACGTGCGCCCGGGCGAGATCGTCGGCGTGGCCGGCATTTCCGGCGGCGGCCAGGAAGCCTTCCTGCGCGGTCTGGCCGGCATCGCCCCGGCCGTGGCCGGCAGGCTTCGGGTCGATGGCCGGGAACTGGCTGGCAAGCCCCACAAGCGCTTTCTCGACGCCGCCGTCCATTATCTGCCCGCCTCGCGCATGGAAGAGGGCCTTTTTCCGGGCCTGACCCTGCTGGACCATGTGCGCCTGGCCTTCCCGGACCGGCGCGACGAGGCCCGGGCCATTTTCGAGGAGCGCTGCGTGGGCCGCTTCCGCCTGACCAACCAGCCCCACGCCCCGGCCGCCCGGCTTTCCGGCGGCAACCAGCAGCGCCTGCTGCTCTCCCTTGTGCCCGACGACACGCGGCTGCTTTTGGCCGACAACCCCACCCGGGGCCTGGACGCCGCCTCCATCGCCCAGATCTGGGACCATTTCCGCCAGCGCGCCGCCGGCGGCGCGGCCGTGGTCTTTTTTTCCGAGGATCTCGACGAACTCCTGGCCCAGGCCGGGCGCGTTCTCGTCTTCTACAACCGCGCCCTGGTCGCCGACCTGCGCGCCGGGGTCTTTGACGCCGGCTGCGTGGGCGACCTCATGACCGGCCGTCTGGCCCCGGGGGAGATGCCCCAATGA
- a CDS encoding ABC transporter permease, which yields MTDRAAFLRRAGLSLALALGVTLAIVAAAGAPPIDTLAVMLSGGLGSGQAWLRTLSALVPLLLCGTALCVTFAANLWNIGVEGQITLGSVFCLWFLRDFGLTGGLPGELAVAGSLIAAMVGGMAWALLSGVLRTHGRVHEIFSGLGLNFVAMGVSLWLILGPWKRPGMASMSGTEPLPAALWLPALGGKPMSLWGLVLAVCAFVFVAWLLHRTFFGLTLSAVRQNAMAAERLGLSPKRRMLAAMAIGGALAGLSGGILVAGLYHRLIPSISGNYGYTAIMAVLLASGSLRFLPLACLFFAVLTVGSIQLPLSLSLDSSLAGVVQGVLVLTLFAARRILPAGLGGGRP from the coding sequence ATGACCGACCGCGCCGCCTTCCTGCGCCGGGCCGGCCTGTCCCTGGCCCTGGCCCTGGGCGTGACGCTCGCCATCGTGGCCGCCGCCGGCGCGCCGCCCATCGACACCCTGGCCGTGATGCTTTCCGGCGGCCTGGGCTCGGGCCAGGCCTGGCTGCGCACGCTCTCGGCGTTGGTCCCGCTGCTGTTGTGCGGCACGGCCCTGTGCGTCACCTTTGCCGCCAACCTCTGGAACATCGGCGTGGAAGGCCAGATCACCCTGGGTTCGGTCTTTTGCCTCTGGTTTTTGCGCGATTTCGGCCTCACCGGCGGCCTGCCGGGTGAGCTGGCCGTGGCCGGCTCCCTGATTGCGGCCATGGTCGGCGGCATGGCCTGGGCGCTGCTCTCGGGCGTCCTGCGCACCCACGGCCGGGTCCATGAGATTTTCTCCGGCCTGGGGCTTAATTTCGTGGCCATGGGCGTGTCGTTGTGGCTGATCCTTGGCCCCTGGAAGCGCCCGGGCATGGCCTCCATGTCCGGCACCGAGCCGCTGCCCGCCGCCTTGTGGCTGCCGGCCCTGGGCGGCAAGCCCATGAGCCTGTGGGGCCTTGTCCTGGCCGTGTGCGCCTTTGTCTTCGTGGCCTGGCTGCTGCATCGCACCTTTTTCGGCCTGACCCTGTCCGCCGTGCGCCAAAACGCCATGGCCGCCGAACGTTTGGGCCTTTCGCCCAAACGCCGGATGCTGGCCGCCATGGCCATCGGCGGGGCCTTGGCCGGCCTGTCCGGCGGCATATTGGTGGCCGGGCTCTACCACCGCCTCATCCCGTCGATCTCCGGCAACTACGGCTACACCGCCATCATGGCTGTGCTGTTGGCCTCGGGCAGCCTGCGTTTTCTGCCCCTGGCCTGTCTCTTTTTCGCCGTGCTCACCGTGGGCTCCATCCAGCTGCCCCTGTCCCTGTCGCTGGATTCCTCCCTGGCCGGCGTGGTCCAGGGGGTGCTGGTGCTGACCCTTTTCGCCGCCCGGCGCATCCTGCCGGCCGGACTCGGCGGAGGCCGGCCATGA